The Myxococcales bacterium genome has a segment encoding these proteins:
- a CDS encoding DUF4878 domain-containing protein, which yields MSNENASRPLRLAPCLLVLALGLAGLPALAHADEIIEMLDKTKVSGEIVHYFDGVFTVKSGGNTLKLPRDKVKSIQYKLPAPRAELSSPQKTFQRWQKALESGDLETVIDSYALMYQGMLASQMGGSGDDVKKMKDELKGANFNVKGATQKGETATLKVEMKKDDASHTADIGFVRENGEWKMLPMPMQ from the coding sequence ATGTCGAATGAAAATGCCTCGCGGCCGCTCCGGCTCGCCCCCTGCCTGCTGGTTTTAGCCCTCGGCCTCGCCGGTCTTCCGGCCTTGGCCCACGCCGACGAGATCATCGAAATGCTCGACAAGACGAAGGTCTCGGGCGAAATCGTTCACTACTTCGATGGGGTGTTCACCGTGAAGTCGGGCGGCAACACGCTCAAGCTTCCGCGCGACAAGGTGAAATCGATTCAGTACAAGCTGCCTGCCCCGCGGGCCGAGCTGAGCTCACCTCAAAAGACGTTCCAACGCTGGCAAAAGGCGCTCGAAAGCGGCGACCTCGAAACGGTGATCGACTCCTACGCGTTGATGTACCAGGGCATGCTCGCCTCGCAGATGGGCGGCTCCGGCGACGACGTCAAGAAGATGAAGGACGAGCTCAAGGGGGCCAACTTCAACGTCAAGGGGGCCACGCAAAAGGGCGAGACGGCCACCTTGAAGGTGGAGATGAAAAAAGACGACGCCTCCCACACGGCTGACATCGGCTTCGTCCGTGAGAACGGCGAATGGAAGATGTTGCCGATGCCCATGCAATAA
- a CDS encoding cytochrome c oxidase subunit 3 has protein sequence MNAGEHTPGAWALPSGGRDATPAPDERGVQQHQAGTAFLGMVIFMASWAMLFAGLFFAYGVVRAGAHPWPPTDMPDLPLGLPATATLALALSSYGLHEALARARATGKGVARLVGAAAALGAIFLLLQARVWGSLWHLGLTPDAGPYASVFYGLTVFHALHVALGVLALGWLTVRAARRRYTPLAHIPLRLWTLYWHMVGVVWGLMYLLVYVL, from the coding sequence GTGAACGCAGGGGAGCACACGCCGGGCGCATGGGCCCTGCCTTCCGGGGGGCGCGACGCCACGCCGGCGCCGGACGAGCGCGGCGTGCAGCAGCACCAGGCCGGCACGGCGTTCCTGGGCATGGTCATCTTCATGGCCTCGTGGGCCATGCTGTTCGCCGGGCTCTTCTTCGCCTACGGGGTGGTGCGTGCCGGGGCACATCCCTGGCCCCCCACCGACATGCCGGATCTCCCGCTCGGCCTGCCCGCCACGGCCACCCTGGCGCTTGCGCTTTCGAGCTACGGGCTGCACGAAGCGCTCGCGCGGGCCCGCGCCACAGGTAAGGGTGTGGCGCGCCTCGTGGGGGCCGCCGCCGCGCTCGGCGCGATCTTCCTCCTTTTGCAGGCCCGGGTCTGGGGGTCCCTGTGGCACCTGGGCCTCACACCGGACGCCGGCCCCTACGCTTCGGTGTTCTATGGACTCACCGTGTTTCATGCCCTGCATGTGGCGCTGGGAGTCCTGGCCCTCGGCTGGCTCACGGTGCGAGCGGCGAGACGGCGCTACACGCCTCTTGCGCACATTCCCTTGCGGCTTTGGACCCTCTACTGGCACATGGTGGGTGTGGTCTGGGGCCTCATGTACCTGTTGGTCTACGTGCTGTGA
- a CDS encoding SCO family protein, producing MGASAMAGQFGARLQTRVSRLVSRPSFWLVAILFGLSLPVLNQVLRPPAPPLPVLGQLGAFSFLDQDGRAYGSQDLQGQVWVGSFIFTRCPTICPAITKQLGHVQKRARNLSQAFRIVSFSVDPTHDSPEVLAAYAHKHGVNPRMWRLLTGPLDAIRSTVEGGLKVAMGELPEGEQDFASLFHGTQLVLVDAELRIRGYYDPAEPEIVDRLLHDATMLINRGH from the coding sequence ATGGGAGCTTCGGCCATGGCTGGTCAGTTCGGTGCGCGCCTGCAGACGAGGGTGTCGCGGCTGGTGAGCCGGCCCTCGTTCTGGCTCGTGGCGATTCTCTTCGGGCTGTCGTTGCCGGTCTTGAACCAGGTGCTGCGCCCCCCGGCGCCGCCCCTACCCGTGCTGGGGCAGCTGGGCGCCTTCTCGTTCCTGGACCAGGACGGGCGAGCCTACGGTAGCCAGGATCTGCAGGGGCAGGTTTGGGTGGGCAGCTTCATCTTCACCCGATGTCCCACGATCTGCCCGGCCATCACGAAGCAGCTCGGGCACGTTCAAAAGCGCGCCCGCAACCTGAGCCAAGCCTTTCGGATCGTGTCGTTCAGCGTGGATCCCACCCACGACAGCCCCGAGGTGCTCGCAGCCTATGCACACAAACACGGCGTGAACCCTCGCATGTGGCGGTTGCTGACCGGGCCGCTCGACGCCATCCGTTCCACCGTGGAGGGCGGGCTCAAGGTGGCGATGGGCGAGCTTCCCGAAGGCGAGCAGGACTTCGCGAGCTTGTTCCACGGGACGCAGCTCGTGCTGGTCGACGCGGAGCTGCGCATTCGGGGCTACTATGATCCTGCCGAGCCAGAGATCGTGGACCGGTTGCTCCACGACGCCACGATGTTGATCAACCGCGGCCACTGA
- a CDS encoding cbb3-type cytochrome c oxidase subunit I — protein MDLQPIHLAPRSFVRRYLFSTDHKVIAKQFLWSGLLFLLFGGLLAMLIRWQWAYPGRAVPGVGHTLFPDASGVVTPATYNTVFTMHGLIMIFFAITPILIGALGNFTIPLMIGARDMAFPRLNMASFWTFVLSMALIALSFFVQLGSASAGWTTYPPLSTRIGSPGLGQTLVVAAIFVTGAATIMGAVNYVTTVIRFRAPGMSYMRMPLTVWGLWLTSILNVLFVPVLGAAALLLFLDRVFGTQFFIAGAAAVRGGGDPILFQHLFWIFGHPEVYILILPAWGVVADLVSFYARKPAYWYKGSVIAMTAITVLSAVVYGHHMFTTGMNPLLGKAFMTLTLIISAPAELLFLNWLHTIWKGSVRLTAAMLFTLGVIFVFALGGLTGIYLATISTDLYLHDTMFVVGHFHLTMGAASFLASFAAIHHWFPKMFGRKLSEPLGKAHFWTSAVFMTLLFVGQLAVGYAGQPRRLWDPHQYTFLQHLAPLNRWTSYFGFALGVSQLLFVFNFFRNVFAPANAEANPWNVGTLEWTISSPPPHHNFDLVPEVLRGPHEFANPEVRALLGRDWVAQNEPLPRPPTVPEAGAAAASSRGVA, from the coding sequence ATGGATCTTCAGCCCATTCACCTCGCCCCCCGATCCTTCGTTCGCCGGTACCTGTTTTCAACCGATCACAAGGTGATCGCGAAGCAGTTCCTGTGGTCGGGGTTGTTGTTCCTGCTCTTCGGCGGCCTCTTGGCCATGCTCATCCGCTGGCAGTGGGCGTACCCGGGCCGTGCAGTGCCGGGGGTCGGGCACACCCTCTTCCCCGACGCGAGCGGCGTCGTCACCCCGGCCACCTACAACACCGTGTTCACGATGCACGGGCTCATCATGATCTTCTTCGCGATCACGCCGATTCTCATCGGTGCTCTGGGGAACTTCACGATTCCGCTCATGATCGGCGCGCGGGACATGGCCTTTCCCCGCCTCAACATGGCGTCTTTTTGGACCTTCGTGCTCTCGATGGCGCTCATCGCGCTGTCGTTCTTCGTGCAGCTGGGATCCGCTTCGGCGGGCTGGACCACCTACCCCCCGCTTTCGACGCGTATCGGCTCGCCCGGCCTCGGGCAGACGTTGGTGGTGGCGGCGATCTTCGTCACGGGTGCGGCCACCATCATGGGTGCCGTCAACTACGTCACCACCGTGATTCGCTTTCGCGCCCCGGGCATGAGCTACATGCGCATGCCCCTCACGGTGTGGGGTCTGTGGCTCACCTCGATCCTCAACGTGCTCTTCGTGCCGGTGCTCGGCGCCGCGGCCTTGTTGCTCTTCCTCGATCGCGTTTTCGGCACACAGTTCTTCATCGCCGGGGCGGCCGCCGTGCGGGGCGGGGGTGATCCCATTTTGTTCCAGCACCTCTTTTGGATCTTCGGACATCCCGAGGTCTACATCCTCATCCTGCCCGCCTGGGGCGTGGTGGCGGATCTGGTGTCCTTCTACGCCCGCAAGCCAGCCTACTGGTACAAGGGTTCGGTGATCGCCATGACGGCCATCACCGTGCTCTCCGCCGTGGTCTACGGGCACCACATGTTCACCACCGGCATGAACCCGCTGCTCGGCAAAGCCTTCATGACCTTGACCTTGATCATCAGCGCGCCGGCCGAGCTGCTCTTTCTCAATTGGCTCCACACGATCTGGAAAGGCTCCGTGCGCCTGACGGCCGCCATGCTCTTTACGCTCGGCGTGATCTTCGTTTTCGCGCTCGGCGGACTGACGGGTATCTACCTGGCCACCATTTCCACCGATCTTTATCTGCACGACACCATGTTCGTGGTGGGTCACTTTCACCTCACGATGGGCGCGGCGTCCTTTCTGGCGAGCTTCGCGGCGATCCACCACTGGTTCCCAAAGATGTTCGGCCGCAAGCTCAGCGAGCCGCTGGGCAAAGCCCACTTCTGGACGTCGGCGGTGTTCATGACCTTGCTCTTCGTGGGTCAGCTGGCGGTGGGGTACGCGGGCCAACCGCGCCGGCTCTGGGACCCTCATCAGTACACGTTCCTCCAGCACTTGGCCCCCCTCAACCGCTGGACCAGCTACTTCGGGTTCGCCCTGGGCGTCTCGCAACTGCTCTTCGTCTTCAATTTCTTCCGCAACGTCTTCGCCCCCGCCAACGCCGAGGCCAATCCCTGGAACGTCGGCACGCTCGAGTGGACGATCTCGTCACCTCCCCCTCACCACAACTTCGACCTGGTCCCCGAGGTGCTGCGAGGGCCTCACGAGTTCGCCAACCCCGAGGTGAGAGCCCTGCTCGGGCGCGACTGGGTGGCTCAGAACGAACCTCTTCCCCGCCCGCCAACTGTCCCCGAGGCCGGGGCGGCCGCTGCGTCTTCGCGAGGGGTGGCGTGA
- a CDS encoding nuclear transport factor 2 family protein, translating into MSNDENTSKDHQEVEQVLRLYFAGARGEPGALARAFYSSCNLQSLDADQKLELVPLERFIEHAEAGLIPPHEATMEDLEVVNDMARAKVMFRFAAHAFTDHLTLLRVRGRWRIVAKVYTKTARPS; encoded by the coding sequence ATGTCCAACGACGAGAACACATCGAAAGACCATCAAGAAGTCGAGCAGGTCCTGCGCCTTTACTTCGCAGGCGCGCGCGGCGAGCCCGGAGCCCTTGCTCGCGCGTTTTACTCGAGCTGCAACCTGCAGTCGCTCGACGCTGACCAGAAGCTCGAGCTCGTCCCTCTCGAGAGGTTCATCGAACATGCAGAGGCCGGGCTCATTCCCCCCCACGAAGCCACGATGGAAGACCTCGAGGTGGTCAACGACATGGCGCGTGCGAAGGTCATGTTCCGCTTCGCGGCGCACGCCTTCACGGACCACCTCACCCTGCTGCGCGTCCGAGGCCGGTGGCGCATCGTCGCGAAGGTCTACACGAAGACGGCGCGTCCCTCGTGA
- a CDS encoding cytochrome C oxidase subunit IV family protein yields MTARLTSVGPRKAYVLVFLLLTLLTVAEVGVVYVPAVSRALLISALVLLALAKAGLVLMTYMHLGHEARALRLTVLVPFVFPALYAFVLMAEASWRFLR; encoded by the coding sequence TTGACGGCGAGACTCACGAGCGTGGGCCCCCGCAAAGCCTACGTCCTCGTTTTCCTCCTCCTGACCCTGTTGACGGTGGCGGAGGTGGGCGTGGTCTACGTTCCCGCAGTGAGCCGCGCTTTGCTGATTTCCGCCCTGGTCTTGTTGGCGCTGGCGAAGGCAGGCCTCGTCTTGATGACCTACATGCATCTTGGCCATGAGGCCCGCGCGCTCAGGCTGACCGTGCTGGTGCCCTTCGTGTTCCCGGCCCTCTACGCCTTCGTGCTGATGGCCGAAGCCTCGTGGAGGTTCCTGCGATGA
- a CDS encoding LysR family transcriptional regulator, with translation MDWDDFRYFLAVARHGSISAAAKALAVQHSTMARRIKGLEEALGCRLFDRLEGRHVVTAAGRDVEESAERIEREVLLMDRRVLGRDAQLGGPLRISTADAMAVTFLMPIFKRFVAAYPQLEVTVSASNSYVDLAKRDADVVIRASNAPGPDLHGRKEATLAFAVYGSRSYLEGLGAAQPSWVMPAGGLPHQDWVRAHRGGAPVALTVDEATLTHAAVAQGIGVGLLPCFMGDADFSLRRFMDPAPDTNIDLWLLLHGDLKSTAKVRAFVNFVREAVREGLDLLEGRKPAP, from the coding sequence ATGGATTGGGACGATTTCCGCTACTTCCTCGCCGTGGCTCGCCATGGCTCCATCAGCGCGGCCGCCAAAGCCCTGGCGGTGCAGCACTCCACGATGGCCCGCCGGATCAAGGGACTGGAAGAGGCGCTCGGCTGTCGCCTGTTTGACCGCCTGGAGGGCCGCCATGTGGTCACGGCGGCGGGGCGGGACGTGGAGGAATCAGCCGAGCGCATCGAGCGCGAGGTTCTTCTGATGGATAGAAGGGTCCTGGGGCGCGACGCTCAGCTCGGTGGGCCCCTGCGTATCTCTACGGCCGACGCGATGGCCGTGACCTTCCTGATGCCCATTTTCAAGCGCTTCGTGGCGGCGTACCCGCAGCTCGAGGTGACGGTGTCGGCCTCGAACAGCTACGTCGATCTTGCAAAACGCGACGCCGACGTGGTGATCCGGGCCAGCAACGCGCCGGGGCCCGACCTGCATGGGCGCAAAGAGGCCACGCTGGCCTTCGCCGTTTACGGCAGCCGCAGCTATCTCGAGGGGCTAGGCGCGGCGCAACCCTCGTGGGTAATGCCTGCGGGGGGACTGCCTCATCAGGACTGGGTCAGAGCCCACAGGGGCGGCGCGCCCGTTGCGCTCACCGTGGATGAAGCGACGCTGACCCATGCGGCTGTAGCCCAAGGGATCGGTGTGGGGCTCCTACCCTGTTTCATGGGGGATGCCGACTTTTCCCTGCGGCGCTTCATGGACCCCGCGCCCGATACGAACATCGATCTGTGGCTGCTGCTGCATGGCGATCTGAAATCCACCGCCAAGGTACGGGCCTTCGTGAATTTCGTACGGGAGGCCGTGCGAGAGGGGCTGGACCTGCTCGAAGGGCGCAAGCCTGCCCCCTGA
- a CDS encoding cytochrome C oxidase subunit II, whose amino-acid sequence MKRSPALSRHGTTRPHRLSHFGLGLGLSLLGSGASAAPQPEAGWGLPRNVSLHGARTDWLIEVTTVFVGLLFAVTVVWLLWSALFHGPKHRAVYDLGSARQQVIKALALSVLIFGVVDGNLFVSGMADLDDAFWAFDKANAAPNAVRVQVNAHQWAWDIRHPGADGQFNTPDDIVTFNELHVPTGAPVIVQLAATDVIHSFSLPHFRTKQDAVPGSITRLWFQAKDTGDFEISCAQHCGVNHYKMRGVLKVLTPDAYEAWLHEASKLAARAYDPLDEGAHWGWDWDRRNH is encoded by the coding sequence ATGAAGCGGTCGCCCGCCCTGTCCCGCCACGGAACGACCCGCCCGCATCGGCTTTCCCACTTTGGGCTTGGCTTGGGGCTTTCCTTGCTGGGCTCCGGGGCTTCCGCGGCGCCGCAGCCCGAGGCGGGGTGGGGCTTGCCCCGCAACGTCTCGCTTCACGGGGCGCGCACCGATTGGCTCATCGAAGTCACCACCGTCTTCGTGGGGCTCTTGTTTGCCGTGACCGTCGTTTGGCTGCTCTGGTCGGCGCTCTTCCACGGCCCCAAGCACCGCGCCGTTTACGATCTCGGCAGCGCCCGCCAGCAAGTCATCAAGGCGCTTGCGCTGTCCGTGCTCATCTTCGGCGTGGTCGACGGCAACCTCTTCGTGTCCGGCATGGCCGATCTCGACGACGCGTTTTGGGCCTTCGACAAAGCCAACGCGGCCCCCAACGCCGTGCGCGTCCAGGTCAACGCCCACCAGTGGGCCTGGGACATACGCCACCCCGGTGCCGACGGCCAGTTCAACACGCCCGACGACATCGTCACCTTCAACGAGCTCCACGTGCCCACGGGGGCTCCCGTGATCGTGCAGCTCGCTGCCACTGACGTCATCCACAGCTTTTCGTTGCCCCACTTCCGCACCAAGCAAGACGCTGTGCCCGGCTCGATCACCCGCCTTTGGTTTCAGGCCAAGGACACGGGCGACTTCGAGATCTCCTGCGCCCAGCACTGCGGCGTAAACCACTACAAAATGCGTGGCGTGCTCAAGGTGCTCACCCCCGACGCCTACGAGGCTTGGCTACACGAGGCCTCCAAGCTGGCGGCCCGCGCCTACGACCCCCTGGACGAGGGCGCACACTGGGGATGGGATTGGGACCGTCGCAACCACTGA
- a CDS encoding c-type cytochrome encodes MRFVPLRLPGGPRGAAIAMLFLFATASGCQTKLFDTPKFHEGQRLGGQEVSAATLNLGHDVYTLYCQTCHGEAGDGRGPTSAGMRPPPRDFRPAQFKFGGVPVGELPRDEALDHILVHGLAGTPMLAWDLPPQQRHAVLQYIKTFAERWREEEPGSPIDVPDDPWRGRSAEAIEVGKRIYHLAGVENDPEGNMKYVLAGCSNCHPSYITRAERVALSQRYLGAPPAAMADLEDMYRPSLKASEYNAGAYTVQILPIDFLFQPVKNGTELEGLYRTIAAGIAGAAMPSWQGIVSEEGLWALTHYVKSLTELRGTPAAIALREELMAQAPLPPHDENTSEASRQEAKPRAKHPGPRVSRP; translated from the coding sequence ATGCGCTTTGTCCCCCTTCGTCTTCCCGGCGGCCCGCGCGGCGCGGCCATCGCCATGCTGTTCCTGTTCGCTACGGCCAGCGGATGCCAGACGAAGCTCTTCGACACGCCGAAGTTTCACGAAGGCCAGCGGCTCGGCGGCCAAGAGGTCTCGGCGGCCACGCTCAACCTCGGCCACGACGTGTACACGCTTTATTGTCAGACCTGCCATGGCGAAGCGGGTGACGGACGTGGACCCACCTCAGCTGGCATGCGCCCTCCTCCCCGCGACTTCCGTCCGGCCCAGTTCAAGTTCGGAGGGGTCCCGGTAGGTGAGCTGCCGCGCGACGAAGCGCTCGACCACATCCTGGTTCACGGCCTCGCGGGCACCCCGATGCTGGCCTGGGACCTTCCCCCGCAGCAGCGCCACGCCGTGCTTCAGTACATCAAGACCTTTGCAGAGCGCTGGCGCGAGGAGGAGCCCGGATCCCCCATCGACGTGCCAGACGATCCGTGGCGGGGCCGCAGCGCCGAAGCGATCGAGGTGGGCAAGCGCATCTACCACCTGGCCGGCGTCGAGAACGACCCCGAAGGCAACATGAAGTACGTGCTGGCTGGCTGCTCGAACTGCCACCCGAGCTACATCACCCGCGCCGAGAGGGTAGCCCTTTCGCAGCGCTATCTCGGCGCGCCTCCCGCTGCGATGGCGGACCTCGAGGACATGTACCGCCCGTCGCTCAAGGCCAGTGAGTACAACGCAGGCGCCTACACGGTGCAGATTCTCCCGATCGACTTTCTGTTTCAACCGGTCAAAAACGGCACGGAGCTCGAGGGGCTCTACCGCACCATCGCCGCCGGCATCGCGGGCGCGGCCATGCCCAGTTGGCAGGGGATCGTCAGCGAGGAGGGCCTGTGGGCGCTGACCCACTACGTCAAGAGCCTTACAGAGCTGCGCGGCACCCCCGCAGCGATCGCGCTTCGCGAGGAACTGATGGCCCAGGCCCCCCTCCCGCCCCATGACGAGAACACCTCCGAAGCGTCCCGGCAGGAAGCCAAGCCCCGGGCCAAGCACCCGGGTCCCCGCGTTTCGAGGCCCTGA
- a CDS encoding DUF4437 domain-containing protein: MSKKLGIILSLLVGACASDESAVQKNPAAVFVQSKDVAFQEILPEIAEFGTVHGDRSAGAHGTFVRLKKGQGTPAHTHGAAYDGVVLAGLVENPIPGNGASVVPLGPGSYYHVPANAEHITRCAPNSASDCLTFFYQASAFDFDPSLSAADPAAGTTAPFRPAASVQFETILPGVAEFGTVYGDRATGRHGTFVKLTKGGATPPHLHTAAYHAVVLAGLLENPTPSGEAKPTTLPVGSYYFVPAGAEHVTRCADASPSDCLTFFYQEQAFDFVPVP, from the coding sequence ATGTCGAAGAAACTTGGAATCATCTTGTCCCTGCTCGTCGGAGCCTGTGCGTCTGACGAATCGGCCGTCCAGAAAAATCCGGCGGCGGTCTTCGTCCAGTCCAAGGACGTGGCTTTTCAGGAAATTCTGCCGGAGATCGCGGAGTTCGGCACCGTTCACGGCGACCGCAGCGCGGGGGCCCACGGCACCTTCGTCCGGCTGAAAAAGGGGCAAGGCACCCCCGCCCACACGCACGGTGCAGCCTACGACGGGGTCGTGCTGGCGGGCCTCGTGGAAAACCCGATTCCCGGCAACGGCGCGAGCGTGGTGCCGCTCGGCCCAGGATCCTACTACCACGTGCCCGCCAACGCCGAGCACATCACGCGATGCGCCCCGAACTCGGCGTCGGATTGTCTCACCTTCTTCTATCAAGCCTCGGCTTTCGACTTTGACCCCTCCCTCAGCGCCGCCGACCCTGCGGCCGGCACCACGGCGCCCTTCCGCCCCGCAGCGTCTGTTCAGTTCGAGACCATCCTTCCCGGGGTGGCCGAGTTCGGAACGGTCTACGGCGATCGCGCCACGGGACGGCACGGGACGTTCGTGAAGCTCACGAAGGGGGGCGCCACGCCCCCGCATCTGCACACCGCCGCCTATCATGCAGTGGTTCTGGCCGGCCTCCTCGAAAACCCAACTCCTTCGGGCGAGGCTAAGCCGACGACGCTGCCCGTGGGGTCCTACTACTTCGTGCCCGCAGGCGCCGAACACGTCACCCGTTGTGCCGACGCCTCCCCGTCGGATTGTCTGACCTTCTTCTATCAAGAGCAGGCCTTCGACTTCGTACCGGTCCCCTGA
- a CDS encoding IS4 family transposase, whose amino-acid sequence MSLLRGPGDHFRAFFKLTSGCADKFDRTRTWSARSVLMWLMVLTMPDRKMSYRRSLRIVAYYGRKVFDWAKVPTLSSISEARKKVSIETCRGLLHQLVERCESIMPTPKTPWGKRRFIAFDGTRVVLPRSADTARKMARPKRPNGTSVHNPQGLVVMAADVFRRLPLDWSLTGKGIGERTSMQKLVHRLPFKAGDVAVMDRGFPSRHLFSALIEHGVDIIARMSASKATAWKELKPFLSSNKKTAQVTLTLPGAKGNIELQVRVVERDAKPGRPRKGTKNERMVIVSTLSGKDGFDRKDIIKLYASRWGIESLFKEMKSFMQTEDFHSKSVQGCEQELISAMIWIALASFLQAEAERTLDGRRVVRADCLRAAGDLLFAMLSGKSIHEQMDDDIAALRMFAYAPQQDRHYPRECKRPFGRTIQRGGA is encoded by the coding sequence ATGAGCCTGCTTCGTGGACCTGGCGATCACTTTCGAGCGTTCTTCAAACTGACCAGTGGCTGTGCGGACAAGTTCGACCGGACACGGACATGGAGCGCCCGCAGCGTCTTGATGTGGCTGATGGTCCTGACGATGCCGGACCGAAAGATGAGCTATCGACGGAGCTTGCGGATCGTGGCGTACTACGGGCGCAAGGTGTTCGATTGGGCGAAGGTACCGACGTTGTCGTCCATCAGTGAAGCAAGAAAGAAGGTCTCGATCGAGACATGCCGTGGGTTGCTGCACCAGCTGGTCGAGCGGTGCGAGTCCATCATGCCGACTCCGAAAACCCCGTGGGGGAAACGTCGATTCATCGCGTTCGATGGAACGCGGGTTGTGTTGCCGCGCAGCGCGGATACAGCGAGGAAGATGGCGCGGCCGAAGCGGCCGAATGGGACGTCGGTGCACAATCCACAAGGGTTGGTGGTGATGGCTGCGGATGTGTTTCGCCGTCTTCCGTTGGATTGGTCCCTGACCGGAAAAGGCATCGGCGAGAGGACGTCCATGCAGAAGCTGGTTCACCGATTGCCGTTCAAGGCAGGCGACGTGGCCGTCATGGACAGAGGGTTTCCGAGTCGCCACCTGTTCTCAGCCTTGATTGAACATGGCGTTGACATCATTGCGAGAATGAGCGCATCGAAGGCGACGGCGTGGAAAGAGCTCAAGCCATTCTTGTCTTCAAACAAGAAGACCGCCCAAGTGACACTGACGCTTCCGGGGGCAAAAGGGAACATTGAGCTTCAGGTGCGCGTCGTCGAGCGCGACGCAAAGCCAGGCCGCCCGAGGAAAGGCACGAAGAACGAAAGGATGGTCATCGTGTCCACCTTGAGCGGAAAGGACGGATTCGATCGCAAAGACATCATCAAGCTCTACGCCTCTCGATGGGGAATCGAATCTCTCTTCAAGGAAATGAAGAGCTTCATGCAGACCGAGGACTTCCACAGCAAGAGCGTCCAAGGATGTGAACAGGAACTCATTTCCGCGATGATCTGGATAGCCCTGGCATCGTTCCTTCAAGCAGAAGCGGAGCGTACCCTTGATGGCCGACGCGTCGTTCGCGCAGACTGCCTACGAGCGGCCGGTGATCTGCTCTTTGCGATGCTTTCAGGAAAATCCATCCATGAACAGATGGACGATGACATCGCCGCCCTTCGAATGTTCGCGTACGCCCCACAACAAGACAGGCACTATCCGAGGGAGTGCAAACGTCCCTTCGGTCGCACCATCCAAAGGGGTGGTGCTTAA
- a CDS encoding cytochrome c oxidase subunit 3 — MPAAEALSPAPDGQGSLSHGPRRWPDDPYVGRASALKVGMWVFLLSDGFSFAGLLLTYGILRAASVTWQPAGEPDFGLTFTAGLTFLLICSSLTMVMALAACREGKRGKTLLHLGLTMLGGGLFLCGQYHEYFGIGGPGLLAHGLRFSQSHRATTFYVITGFHGLHVATGLLLLGMSFVRTARTRNALTNADALETTGLFWHFVDLVWILVFTFVYLIPAPIEAAP; from the coding sequence ATGCCAGCCGCCGAGGCGCTATCTCCCGCACCCGATGGGCAGGGCTCCCTCTCACACGGTCCCCGCCGGTGGCCCGATGATCCTTACGTGGGTCGCGCCAGCGCGCTCAAAGTGGGCATGTGGGTTTTCCTGCTTTCAGATGGCTTTTCCTTCGCTGGTTTGCTGTTGACGTACGGCATCCTCCGCGCCGCGTCCGTGACCTGGCAGCCTGCCGGCGAGCCCGACTTCGGCCTCACCTTCACCGCCGGCCTCACCTTCCTCCTCATCTGTTCCAGCCTCACGATGGTGATGGCGCTTGCCGCATGTCGCGAGGGCAAGCGGGGCAAGACCTTGCTCCATCTCGGCCTCACCATGTTGGGCGGCGGGCTCTTCCTGTGCGGTCAGTACCACGAGTATTTCGGGATCGGGGGGCCTGGGTTGCTGGCTCACGGTCTGCGCTTCAGTCAGTCCCACAGAGCCACCACCTTTTATGTCATTACGGGGTTTCATGGCCTGCACGTGGCCACGGGCCTGCTGCTCCTGGGAATGTCCTTCGTTCGGACCGCGCGGACGCGCAACGCCCTCACGAACGCCGACGCGCTCGAGACCACGGGGCTCTTCTGGCACTTCGTGGACCTCGTCTGGATTCTGGTCTTCACCTTCGTCTACCTCATCCCTGCACCGATCGAGGCAGCACCTTGA